Proteins encoded in a region of the Dreissena polymorpha isolate Duluth1 chromosome 6, UMN_Dpol_1.0, whole genome shotgun sequence genome:
- the LOC127836621 gene encoding adhesion G-protein coupled receptor G2-like, giving the protein MWVFMESLLQYKALSYMQKPGPRFLWVCLIAAWGIPLIPVIFFLALNHDMYYGDKGFCWFGPRNVGYALVIPLGAIVLANIVILALLAMRLCRWRNAKLKLHQSKRRVALLYANATLTVFVFLAAAWIFSYLSVENTNLAFHYLFAILSAIIGVLIFVLFVTRDREVRKSWNRQCCKQPKVEIIPPSQIELERKIQFEESLKRKVAYSEQIRAGNSLYPKTDNPYRSMFNNSYGSRADNSYLARVDVSGQPMFDIPYKDMVTDSGQVHVVYSNRSKGGNSSQFKGENPDLSKEDRGHTPFNVVGSGY; this is encoded by the exons ATGTGGGTGTTCATGGAGTCGCTGCTGCAGTACAAGGCGCTGTCCTACATGCAGAAGCCGGGTCCCAGGTTTCTGTGGGTGTGCCTAATCGCCGCATGGG GTATTCCTCTGATTCCTGTGATCTTCTTTCTCGCCCTTAACCACGATATGTACTACGGGGACAAAGGATT TTGCTGGTTCGGCCCCAGGAATGTCGGCTACGCCCTAGTGATTCCTCTAGGCGCTATCGTGCTGGCAAACATTGTTATCCTGGCCCTGCTCGCTATGCGCCTGTGTCGTTGGCGTAATGCGAAGTTGAAGTTGCACCAATCTAAACGCCGCGTGGCCCTGCTTTACGCAAATGCGACCCTCACGGTCTTCGTATTTTTGG CTGCGGCCTGGATATTCTCTTACCTGTCCGTTGAGAACACCAATCTCGCCTTCCATTACCTGTTTGCCATCCTAAGCGCTATCATTGGCGTCCTTATCTTTGTCCTCTTCGTTACTCGCGACAGAGAG GTTCGGAAATCGTGGAACAGGCAGTGTTGCAAGCAACCAAAAGTGGAGATCATACCACCGAGCCAAATTGAGCTTGAGCGCAAGATCCAATTCGAAGAGTCACTGAAACGAAAGGTAGCGTACTCCGAACAGATCAGGGCCGGCAACTCCCTTTACCCCAAGACCGACAACCCTTACAGGTCGATGTTTAATAACTCTTACGGAAGCAGGGCGGATAACTCGTACCTGGCGAGGGTCGACGTGTCGGGTCAGCCTATGTTTGACATTCCCTACAAGGACATGGTCACAGACTCCGGTCAGGTGCACGTGGTGTATTCCAACCGATCAAAGGGTGGTAACTCCTCGCAGTTCAAGGGCGAGAACCCTGACCTGAGCAAGGAAGATCGGGGTCACACACCATTCAATGTTGTAGGGAGCGGTTATTAG